A single region of the Triticum dicoccoides isolate Atlit2015 ecotype Zavitan chromosome 2B, WEW_v2.0, whole genome shotgun sequence genome encodes:
- the LOC119367406 gene encoding 3-oxoacyl-[acyl-carrier-protein] synthase I, chloroplastic-like: MQNLLLPNAAAAAPWCAQPRRRPSRLSVRASASSPSAPRRETDPRKRVGITGMGLVSVFGNDVDAYYARLLAGESGVGAIDRFDASGFPTRFAAQIRGFSSEGYVDAKLDRRLDDCHRYALVASKKALESACLAAGSSAMEKVDKERAGVIVGSGMGGITAFSDGVQNLVTKGYRKISPFCIPHAITNTSAAMIAMDAAVGFRGPNYSISTACATSNHCFHSAADQIRLGRADVMVAGGTEAAIIPIGLGGFVACRALSQRNDDPGTASRPWDKDRDGIVMGEGAGILVMESLEHAMRRDAPILAEYLGGAVNSDAYHMTNPRPDGCGVSVCIRQGLEDAGVTPEEVNYINAHATSTPAGDLAEVNALKHVFKDPSRIKLNATKSMIGHSLGAAGGLEAIATIKAITTGWVHPTINQFNPEPEVDQFNTVRSVKQQHEVHVGISNSFGFGGQNSVVVFAPSHRLSLHWASAVARITAATWGGSNCCVHMQEQQQATGVMVGWQWKPRWSSPERGELYSGET; the protein is encoded by the exons ATGCAAAACCTGCTCCTCCccaatgccgccgccgccgcgccgtggtGCGCGCAGCCGCGGCGTCGGCCATCCCGCCTGTCTGTGCGCGCCTCGGCGTCGTCACCGTCGGCGCCCCGGCGGGAGACCGACCCGAGGAAACGGGTGGGGATCACCGGGATGGGCCTGGTGTCCGTGTTCGGGAACGACGTGGACGCGTACTACGCCCGCCTCCTCGCCGGGGAGAGCGGCGTGGGCGCCATCGACCGCTTCGACGCCTCCGGGTTCCCCACCCGATTCGCCGCCCAGATCCGCGGCTTCTCCTCCGAGGGCTACGTCGACGCCAAGCTCGACCGCCGCCTCGACGACTGCCACCGCTACGCCCTCGTCGCCTCCAAGAAGGCCCTCGAGTCCGCCTGCCTCGCCGCCGGGTCCAGCGCCATGGAGAAGGTCGACAAAGAACGGGCCGGCGTGATCGTCGGGTCCGGCATGGGCGGCAtcacggccttctccgacggcgtccaGAACCTCGTGACCAAGGGGTACAGGAAGATATCTCCCTTTTGCATCCCGCACGCCATCACCAACACCAGCGCCGCCATGATCGCCATGGACGCGGCCGTCGGCTTCCGGGGCCCCAACTACTCGATCTCCACCGCATGTGCCACCTCCAACCACTGCTTCCACAGCGCCGCCGACCAGATCCGATTGGGCCGAGCCGACGTCATGGTCGCCGGTGGCACCGAAGCCGCCATCATTCCAATAGGACTCGGCGGGTTCGTGGCGTGCAGGGCGCTGTCTCAGAGGAACGACGACCCCGGCACGGCGTCGAGGCCGTGGGACAAGGACCGCGATGGCATTGTCATGGGCGAAGGAGCCGGAATACTG GTCATGGAAAGCCTCGAGCATGCAATGAGACGCGACGCTCCGATTCTGGCTGAGTACTTAGGAGGCGCCGTAAACAGCGATGCTTACCACATGACTAATCCAAGACCAGATGGCTGTGGCGTGTCGGTGTGCATCAGGCAGGGCCTTGAAGATGCAGGCGTCACACCAGAGGAG GTCAATTACATAAATGCTCATGCAACCTCAACCCCCGCCGGAGATCTTGCAGAGGTGAATGCTTTGAAGCACGTCTTCAAGGACCCATCTCGGATTAAACTGAACGCAACCAAG TCAATGATAGGGCATTCCCTAGGCGCAGCAGGCGGTTTGGAGGCCATCGCTACCATCAAAGCCATAACCACCGGATGGGTGCATCCTACTATAAACCAATTT AACCCAGAGCCGGAAGTTGATCAATTTAACACGGTGCGTAGTGTAAAGCAACAACACGAAGTACACGTTG GTATCTCCAATTCATTTGGATTCGGAGGACAAAATTCAGTGGTGGTATTTGCGCCAT CTCATCGGTTGTCGTTACATTGGGCTTCGGCCGTGGCGCGCATCACTGCAGCAACATGGGGAGGGAGCAACTGCTGCGTGCATATGCAGGAGCAGCAACAAGCAACCGGCGTGATGGTTGGTTGGCAATGGAAGCCTCGATGGAGCAGTCCAGAAAGGGGAGAACTCTACAGTGGAGAAACGTGA
- the LOC119367407 gene encoding 3-oxoacyl-[acyl-carrier-protein] synthase I, chloroplastic-like, with amino-acid sequence MQNLLLPNAAAAPCCAQPRRPSRLFVRASAVSSSAPRRETDPRKRVVITGMGLVSVFGNDVDVYYERLLAGESGVGAIDRFDASGFPTRFAAQIRGFSSEGYVDGKLDRRLDDIHRYALVATKKALECASLAPGTSAMEKVDKERAGVVVGSGMGGITALSDGIASLVTKGCGKISPLCIPHAITNISSALVAMDAADGFLGPNFSISTACATSNHCFNSAADQIRLGRADVMIAGGTEAGIIPIALGAFFACRALSQRNDDPGTASRPWDKDRDGFVLGEGAGVLVMESLEHAMRRGAPILAEYLGGAVNSDAHHMTDPRPDGLGVSSCITRSLENAGVALEEVNYINAHATSTLAGDLAEVKALKQVFKDPSQIKLNATKSMIGHSLGAAGALEAIATIKAITTGWVHPTINQFNPEPAVDQFDTVHNVKQRHEVNVGISNSFGFGGQNSVVVFAPFKP; translated from the exons ATGCAAAACCTGCTTCTCCCGAACGCGGCCGCCGCGCCCTGCTGCGCGCAGCCGAGGCGGCCATCCCGCCTCTTCGTTCGCGCCTCAGCAGTGTCGTCGTCGGCGCCTCGGCGGGAGACCGACCCGAGGAAGCGGGTGGTGATCACGGGGATGGGCCTGGTGTCGGTGTTCGGGAACGACGTGGACGTATACTACGAGCGGCTCCTCGCCGGGGAGAGCGGCGTCGGCGCCATCGACCGTTTCGACGCCTCCGGGTTCCCCACGCGCTTCGCCGCCCAGATCCGCGGCTTCTCCTCCGAGGGCTACGTCGACGGCAAGCTCGACCGCCGCCTTGACGACATCCACCGCTACGCCCTCGTCGCCACCAAGAAGGCCCTCGAGTGCGCAAGCCTCGCCCCCGGCACCAGCGCCATGGAGAAGGTCGACAAAGAACGGGCCGGCGTGGTCGTCGGCTCCGGCATGGGCGGCATCACGGCGCTCTCCGACGGCATCGCGAGCCTGGTGACCAAGGGGTGCGGGAAGATATCTCCCCTGTGCATCCCGCACGCCATAACCAACATCAGCTCCGCCTTGGTCGCCATGGACGCTGCCGACGGCTTCCTAGGCCCGAACTTCTCGATCTCCACCGCGTGTGCCACCTCCAACCACTGCTTCAACAGCGCCGCGGACCAGATCCGACTGGGCCGAGCCGACGTCATGATCGCCGGTGGCACCGAAGCTGGCATCATCCCGATCGCCCTCGGCGCGTTCTTCGCGTGCAGGGCGCTGTCGCAGAGGAACGACGACCCCGGCACGGCGTCGAGGCCGTGGGACAAGGACCGCGACGGCTTTGTCCTCGGTGAAGGAGCCGGAGTACTG GTCATGGAAAGCCTTGAGCATGCAATGAGGCGCGGCGCTCCGATTCTTGCGGAGTACTTGGGAGGCGCCGTAAACAGCGACGCTCACCACATGACTGATCCGAGACCAGATGGCCTTGGTGTTTCATCGTGCATAACAAGGAGCCTTGAAAATGCAGGTGTGGCGCTGGAGGAG GTCAATTACATAAATGCCCATGCAACCTCGACCCTTGCTGGAGACCTGGCAGAAGTGAAAGCTTTGAAGCAAGTCTTCAAGGACCCATCCCAGATTAAGCTGAATGCAACGAAG TCCATGATTGGCCATAGCCTTGGCGCGGCAGGTGCCTTGGAAGCCATTGCGACCATCAAAGCGATCACCACCGGATGGGTGCACCCAACTATAAACCAGTTT AATCCAGAACCGGCAGTTGATCAATTTGACACGGTGCATAATGTGAAACAACGGCACGAAGTAAATGTTG GCATCTCCAATTCATTTGGATTTGGCGGACAAAATTCAGTAGTCGTGTTTGCACCGTTTAAGCCGTGA